The Acidimicrobiales bacterium genome has a segment encoding these proteins:
- a CDS encoding NADH-quinone oxidoreductase subunit C, whose translation MSDQATEDEVPEPAPPELVHGAPVSWSVGQKVVHADRDSYLGLVQALESEGFNVCVDLCAVDYLAQPARVLPDGVVAERFEVVVNLVSHSRRERLRIRVQVPEADPSVPSLFGVHPGCEAMEREAFDLLGIRFDGHPDLTRILMPEDWEGHPLRKDYATGRVPVQFKAAPASR comes from the coding sequence GTGAGCGACCAGGCGACCGAGGACGAGGTTCCGGAGCCGGCGCCGCCGGAGCTCGTACACGGAGCGCCGGTCAGCTGGTCCGTGGGTCAGAAGGTCGTGCACGCCGACCGGGACTCCTACCTCGGGCTGGTCCAGGCGCTCGAGTCCGAAGGGTTCAACGTCTGCGTCGACCTCTGCGCCGTCGACTACCTGGCCCAGCCGGCCCGGGTGCTGCCCGACGGCGTCGTGGCCGAGCGGTTCGAGGTCGTGGTCAACCTAGTGTCGCACAGCAGGCGGGAGCGGCTGCGTATCCGGGTGCAGGTGCCCGAGGCCGACCCGAGCGTCCCGTCGCTGTTCGGCGTCCACCCCGGCTGCGAGGCCATGGAGCGGGAGGCGTTCGACCTGCTCGGCATTCGCTTCGACGGTCACCCGGACCTCACCCGGATCCTGATGCCCGAGGACTGGGAAGGACACCCGCTCCGCAAGGACTACGCCACGGGCCGGGTGCCGGTGCAGTTCAAGGCCGCCCCGGCGTCGCGGTGA
- a CDS encoding NADH-quinone oxidoreductase subunit B family protein, with amino-acid sequence MEDLSHNFLTGRIEDVVRWARRNSVWPASFGLACCAIEMMATGASNFDISRFGMEVFRGSPRQADLMIVAGRVSQKMAPVLRQVYDQMMEPKWVISMGVCASSGGMFNNYAIVQGVDQVVPVDVYAPGCPPGPETLLHAILTLHEKIRTGEILRRRSATGAGAGLDLPGAPPKPHLAVATPK; translated from the coding sequence ATGGAGGATCTCAGCCACAACTTCCTCACCGGGCGCATCGAGGACGTCGTTCGGTGGGCCCGCAGGAACAGCGTGTGGCCCGCCTCCTTCGGTCTGGCGTGCTGCGCCATCGAGATGATGGCCACGGGCGCGTCGAACTTCGACATCAGCCGATTCGGCATGGAGGTCTTCCGCGGGTCCCCGCGCCAGGCCGACCTCATGATCGTGGCCGGGCGGGTGTCGCAGAAGATGGCACCGGTGCTGCGGCAGGTGTACGACCAGATGATGGAGCCGAAGTGGGTCATCTCCATGGGGGTGTGCGCCTCGAGCGGCGGCATGTTCAACAACTACGCCATCGTGCAGGGCGTCGACCAGGTCGTCCCGGTCGACGTGTACGCCCCCGGGTGCCCGCCCGGTCCCGAGACCCTGCTGCACGCCATCCTCACGCTGCACGAGAAGATCCGCACCGGCGAGATCCTGCGGCGGCGCTCGGCCACCGGCGCGGGCGCCGGGCTCGATCTGCCGGGCGCACCGCCCAAGCCCCACCTGGCCGTGGCCACGCCCAAGTGA
- the ndhC gene encoding NADH-quinone oxidoreductase subunit A → MSEYLPILMLMVLATLFAAGSFMGARVLGPRRPDAAKTAPYECGIVPTSAPPERFPVRFYLIAMIFIIFDIEIIFLYPWAVVFRRLQLFGLIEMVVFAIAVFVSFVYLLSNGALDWGPARGRRTDDGIRTSESTVRRVRRSQEAA, encoded by the coding sequence ATGAGTGAGTACCTGCCCATCCTGATGCTGATGGTGCTGGCCACCCTCTTTGCGGCCGGGTCGTTCATGGGGGCACGGGTCCTCGGTCCCCGCCGGCCCGACGCGGCCAAGACGGCCCCCTACGAGTGCGGCATCGTCCCCACCAGTGCCCCGCCCGAGCGATTCCCGGTCCGCTTCTACCTGATCGCGATGATCTTCATCATCTTCGACATCGAGATCATCTTCCTCTATCCCTGGGCCGTCGTCTTCCGCCGGCTGCAGCTGTTCGGCCTCATCGAGATGGTGGTGTTCGCCATCGCCGTGTTCGTCTCGTTCGTGTACCTGTTGAGCAACGGCGCCCTCGACTGGGGCCCGGCGCGGGGACGTCGCACCGACGACGGCATCCGCACCTCCGAGTCCACGGTCCGACGTGTACGTCGCAGCCAGGAGGCGGCGTAG
- a CDS encoding cytochrome c, with amino-acid sequence MSPRTAPLLAAFTTQQKFGFAVVVLLTIGWAAYILTHLKREGTPPPGAEMELAPNRKPYFDDDGLEGPRLDRALLGGLALMVIVAVGLPLYWAREPSRQEGAVRGFDNRAAGRGLVLFQPSGSPIPEGNVGHFGCGGCHGTEGQGGSTKYVMPDPLDPDKPPREVTWQVPALNTVLLRYSKEEVKAILVYGRANTPMPAWGVEGGGPMNDQQIDDLIAYIETLQLDPEDVRASALKEFGTDGSKLFDGFCSRCHTLGWSIGEPQETAGGAFGPNLRNGETVRQFPDLKSHTEFITEGAEYAKPYGLRGVGGDEGGGMPGFGKMLTKEQIDAIIEYERGL; translated from the coding sequence ATGAGCCCTCGAACGGCACCATTGCTGGCCGCGTTCACCACGCAGCAGAAGTTCGGCTTCGCCGTGGTCGTGCTCCTCACCATCGGGTGGGCTGCGTACATCCTCACCCACCTGAAGCGCGAAGGCACCCCTCCTCCGGGCGCCGAGATGGAGCTCGCTCCCAACCGCAAGCCCTATTTCGACGACGACGGCCTGGAGGGTCCCCGGCTCGACCGCGCCCTGCTGGGCGGCCTCGCCCTCATGGTCATCGTCGCCGTCGGCCTGCCGCTGTACTGGGCACGCGAGCCGAGCAGGCAGGAGGGCGCCGTCCGCGGCTTCGACAACCGCGCCGCCGGTCGCGGCCTGGTGCTCTTCCAGCCTTCGGGATCGCCGATCCCCGAGGGCAATGTGGGCCACTTCGGGTGCGGAGGGTGCCACGGCACCGAGGGCCAGGGCGGCTCGACGAAGTACGTCATGCCGGATCCGCTCGATCCCGACAAGCCTCCGCGTGAGGTCACCTGGCAGGTGCCCGCCCTGAACACGGTGCTCCTGCGGTACTCGAAGGAGGAGGTCAAAGCGATTCTCGTCTACGGCCGGGCCAACACGCCCATGCCGGCATGGGGTGTCGAGGGCGGCGGCCCCATGAACGACCAGCAGATCGACGATCTCATCGCGTACATCGAGACCCTGCAGCTCGACCCCGAAGACGTCCGTGCGTCGGCCCTGAAGGAGTTCGGCACCGACGGCTCCAAGCTCTTCGACGGCTTCTGCTCGCGGTGCCACACGCTCGGGTGGTCCATCGGCGAGCCGCAGGAGACGGCGGGCGGCGCGTTCGGCCCGAACCTCCGCAACGGAGAGACGGTGCGGCAGTTCCCCGACCTGAAGTCGCACACCGAGTTCATCACGGAGGGCGCGGAGTACGCCAAGCCCTACGGCCTGCGCGGCGTGGGCGGCGACGAAGGAGGCGGCATGCCAGGGTTCGGCAAGATGCTCACCAAGGAACAGATCGACGCCATCATCGAGTACGAGCGTGGGCTGTGA
- a CDS encoding Rieske 2Fe-2S domain-containing protein, with protein sequence MGSSTVVLIAVVVVVLLGGLFVFTTSARRDRAAALARSRQAARDEAASRVSSGETASSVSGREVERAAVLSRRGGSLVVVAPGGAPPAPRAPMDPEALGVTRRQLFNRSIVGFFTLGLTGFGAASIGFLWPTLSGGFGAKIKVGKLDEILGEIRTTREPFYLAEARTWIAPYPTDAVGKASKAYNGAVLGGMKEGVVALYQKCVHLGCRVPYCKSSQWFECPCHGSKYNRVGEKKAGPAPRGLDRFGVEISGGVLSVDTSTLIQGPPIGTNTTGQEAEGPHCA encoded by the coding sequence ATGGGCAGCAGCACCGTCGTACTGATCGCCGTGGTGGTGGTCGTGTTGCTCGGAGGTCTCTTCGTCTTCACGACCTCGGCCCGGCGCGACCGCGCCGCGGCCCTGGCCAGGTCGCGCCAGGCGGCGCGCGACGAGGCCGCCTCACGGGTGTCGTCCGGCGAGACGGCGTCGTCGGTCAGCGGTCGCGAGGTCGAGCGGGCAGCCGTCCTCTCCCGGCGGGGCGGCAGCCTCGTCGTCGTGGCCCCCGGAGGTGCCCCGCCGGCGCCGCGGGCGCCCATGGACCCCGAGGCACTCGGCGTCACCCGCCGCCAGTTATTCAACCGCAGCATCGTCGGGTTCTTCACGCTCGGCCTCACGGGCTTCGGGGCAGCCTCCATCGGGTTCCTCTGGCCCACGCTGTCGGGCGGATTCGGGGCCAAGATCAAGGTCGGCAAGCTCGACGAGATCCTGGGCGAGATCCGCACCACGCGCGAGCCGTTCTACCTGGCCGAGGCGCGCACGTGGATCGCCCCGTACCCCACCGACGCCGTCGGCAAGGCCTCGAAGGCCTACAACGGCGCCGTCCTCGGGGGCATGAAGGAGGGTGTCGTCGCCCTGTACCAGAAGTGCGTGCACCTCGGGTGCCGCGTTCCCTACTGCAAGAGCTCCCAGTGGTTCGAGTGCCCGTGCCACGGCTCGAAGTACAACCGTGTCGGTGAGAAGAAGGCAGGGCCCGCGCCCCGCGGCCTCGACCGGTTCGGGGTGGAGATCAGCGGCGGCGTCCTCAGCGTCGACACGAGCACGCTCATCCAGGGTCCGCCGATCGGCACCAACACCACCGGCCAAGAGGCCGAGGGGCCCCACTGCGCATGA
- a CDS encoding menaquinol-cytochrome c reductase cytochrome b subunit: MPEVPDHLLQRSRDRRAFLEAQGGGGGGGASAAAPAGDPGKIPTSLLERSTAGGGTATATAPATTRPTAAPAAGPAGHTQRLLTVVKSGSIQDVKAVPTDKVHTWPHLLVGEFVATMAMTAFLLVFSAVVNAPLLGMANPNRTPNPSKAPWYFLGLQELLTMFHPMVAGVTIPGMGLIALGAAGYIDKNPSNKPEDRKFAIALMTLFLMFWATLVIIGSFFRGEGFNFILPWRQGVHDIFDL; encoded by the coding sequence ATGCCTGAGGTACCCGATCATCTCCTGCAGCGGTCGCGTGACCGCCGCGCATTCCTGGAGGCGCAGGGTGGCGGGGGCGGCGGGGGCGCGTCGGCGGCGGCACCGGCCGGGGATCCCGGGAAGATCCCGACGTCGCTGCTCGAGCGGAGCACGGCGGGCGGTGGTACGGCCACGGCGACGGCCCCGGCCACCACCCGCCCCACGGCGGCACCGGCGGCCGGCCCGGCCGGTCACACCCAGCGCCTGCTCACCGTCGTCAAGTCCGGTTCCATCCAGGACGTCAAGGCGGTCCCCACCGACAAGGTCCACACCTGGCCCCACCTGCTGGTCGGGGAGTTCGTCGCCACCATGGCCATGACGGCGTTCCTGTTGGTGTTCTCGGCCGTCGTCAATGCGCCCCTGCTCGGCATGGCCAACCCGAACCGCACGCCCAACCCCTCCAAGGCGCCGTGGTACTTCCTCGGGCTCCAGGAGCTGCTCACGATGTTCCACCCCATGGTCGCCGGGGTCACGATCCCGGGCATGGGCCTCATCGCACTGGGTGCCGCCGGCTACATCGACAAGAACCCGAGCAACAAGCCCGAGGACCGCAAGTTCGCCATCGCGCTGATGACCTTGTTCCTCATGTTCTGGGCCACCCTCGTCATCATCGGGTCGTTCTTCCGCGGTGAGGGGTTCAACTTCATCCTGCCGTGGCGGCAGGGCGTGCACGACATCTTCGACCTCTAG
- the extP gene encoding selenite/tellurite reduction operon b-type cytochrome ExtP, whose product MAKRLVAKGDVSKKLSERVEKVQGSQFWASVFRPGSIFRKGYTDSPRNRSYVIMNSVLYHLHPVKVKRHAVKVSYTLCLGGLSFFLFIMLTVTGIFLMFFYRPTAANAWNDIRTLHTSVAFGLLVRNMHRWAAHLMVLSVFLHMARVFYHGAYKPPREFNWVIGVMLLMLTLLLSFTGYLLPWDQLALWAVTVGTNMMGYTPVFGTQVRFVLLGGAEIGTDTLLRWYVLHVLMLPFVIVIFMAVHFWRVRKDGGISGPL is encoded by the coding sequence GTGGCGAAGCGTCTCGTCGCCAAGGGCGACGTCTCCAAGAAGCTGAGCGAGCGGGTCGAGAAGGTCCAGGGCTCGCAGTTCTGGGCCTCGGTGTTCCGGCCCGGGTCCATCTTCCGCAAGGGCTACACGGACAGCCCGAGGAACCGGTCCTACGTCATCATGAACTCGGTGCTGTACCACCTGCACCCGGTCAAGGTGAAGCGCCACGCCGTCAAGGTGAGCTACACGCTGTGCCTGGGCGGGCTGTCGTTCTTCCTGTTCATCATGCTCACCGTCACGGGCATCTTCCTGATGTTCTTCTACAGACCGACGGCGGCCAACGCGTGGAACGACATCCGCACGCTGCACACGTCGGTCGCCTTCGGCCTGCTGGTGCGCAACATGCACCGATGGGCCGCCCACCTCATGGTGCTGTCGGTGTTCCTGCACATGGCGCGCGTCTTCTACCACGGCGCCTACAAGCCGCCCCGGGAGTTCAACTGGGTCATCGGCGTGATGCTGCTCATGCTCACGCTGTTGCTCTCGTTCACCGGGTACCTGCTGCCCTGGGACCAGCTGGCGCTGTGGGCGGTCACCGTGGGCACCAACATGATGGGGTACACGCCGGTGTTCGGCACCCAGGTGCGCTTCGTGCTCCTAGGCGGCGCCGAGATCGGCACGGACACCTTGCTGCGATGGTACGTCCTCCACGTGCTGATGCTGCCGTTCGTCATCGTGATCTTCATGGCCGTCCACTTCTGGCGGGTCCGCAAGGACGGCGGCATCTCCGGCCCGCTGTGA
- a CDS encoding 4Fe-4S binding protein, with protein MAKTEANPPMPSFPGEYVLTEVAPEDLSKSVKPKQFLHIDQSECIMCEGCVDICPWKCIHMLSTESIAEAPNTSQPGLDPDDHVVFVVDEDVCTRCGLCVDRCPTGVIIMGKAGVAPREGDRHQRDNKHGYSYGMRF; from the coding sequence ATGGCAAAGACCGAGGCGAACCCGCCCATGCCGTCCTTCCCCGGTGAGTACGTCCTCACCGAGGTGGCGCCCGAGGATCTGTCGAAGTCCGTCAAGCCGAAGCAGTTCCTCCACATCGACCAGTCCGAGTGCATCATGTGCGAGGGGTGTGTCGACATCTGCCCGTGGAAGTGCATCCACATGCTCTCCACCGAGTCGATCGCCGAGGCGCCCAACACGTCCCAACCCGGCCTCGATCCCGACGACCACGTGGTGTTCGTGGTCGACGAGGACGTGTGCACCCGGTGCGGCCTCTGCGTCGACCGGTGCCCCACCGGCGTGATCATCATGGGCAAGGCGGGCGTGGCACCCCGGGAGGGCGACCGGCACCAACGGGACAACAAGCACGGCTACTCGTACGGGATGCGCTTCTAG
- a CDS encoding cytochrome c: MTEVPEHLLARSRERRAALGLGGGGAAEPSGDQPASAPSSSPAPVAAASPAPVEAAAPAVVEEAPQPVPAYLTPAAARSRMPVWIMPVLAILPFWGILYVGAFGSREKAEPLTGAALGAQVFRGQGCSACHGAAGEGGVGPALAGGEAAKTFPDEADHISWVKTGSAPFRGQYYGAEDREGGQHGPATGGMPAFSSLSDAEVEAVVLYEREEL, encoded by the coding sequence GTGACCGAAGTACCCGAGCACCTCCTGGCCCGCTCACGTGAGCGGCGCGCAGCGCTCGGCCTGGGTGGCGGTGGGGCCGCTGAGCCGTCGGGCGACCAGCCGGCGTCGGCCCCGTCGAGCTCCCCCGCACCCGTGGCGGCCGCCTCGCCCGCACCGGTGGAAGCCGCCGCGCCCGCGGTCGTCGAGGAGGCGCCCCAACCCGTCCCCGCCTACCTCACCCCGGCCGCCGCCCGTTCCCGGATGCCGGTCTGGATCATGCCCGTGCTCGCCATCCTCCCGTTCTGGGGGATCCTCTACGTCGGTGCGTTCGGCTCCCGGGAGAAGGCCGAGCCCCTCACCGGTGCCGCTCTCGGCGCCCAGGTCTTCCGGGGCCAGGGGTGCTCGGCCTGCCACGGTGCGGCCGGCGAAGGAGGCGTGGGGCCCGCCCTCGCCGGCGGCGAGGCGGCCAAGACGTTCCCGGACGAGGCCGATCACATCTCGTGGGTGAAGACGGGCTCGGCGCCCTTCCGGGGCCAGTACTACGGAGCGGAGGACCGGGAGGGCGGCCAGCACGGTCCGGCGACCGGCGGCATGCCCGCCTTCTCCAGCCTCTCCGACGCGGAGGTCGAAGCCGTCGTCCTCTACGAGCGAGAAGAGCTGTAG
- a CDS encoding geranylgeranyl reductase family protein, with protein sequence MVAHHEVLVVGGGPAGAACAYWLAEAGHDVLVVEKKRYPREKTCGDGLTPRSVKQLYDMGLADELAGHHRFDGLRSMAFGRTLELRWPDHPDFPSHGYVVTRKDLDHLVAQRAEKAGATVWQECEAVRPRLDGERVTGALVRRTADGGTTTEVEASYVVVADGANSRFGRALGTSRDRSVPMGLAIRGYYESPRHDEPWIESHLDIRDKTGAVLPGYGWIFPVGDGRINVGVGLLSTSKRWKSVNTSHLMDSFAAYAPASWGIRPETSCGAPTGGKLPMAFSLSPTIGPTHLVIGDAGGAINPFNGEGICYAYETGRMAAEAVSNALSTDRRALLEYPERVRAEYELYYKVACAFVKIIGHPSLMRAMVGTGMRSRTLMEWVLRIMANLLRPDELGPAEAAYKAVAAIARLAPGPAPALRAG encoded by the coding sequence GTGGTCGCACACCACGAGGTGCTGGTCGTGGGCGGCGGCCCGGCCGGCGCCGCCTGCGCCTACTGGCTGGCGGAGGCGGGCCACGACGTCCTGGTGGTCGAGAAGAAGCGGTACCCGCGCGAGAAGACGTGCGGCGACGGCCTCACCCCCCGCTCGGTGAAGCAGCTTTACGACATGGGCCTGGCCGACGAGCTGGCCGGACACCACCGCTTCGACGGGCTCCGCTCGATGGCGTTCGGACGGACCCTGGAGTTGCGTTGGCCCGACCATCCCGACTTCCCGTCGCACGGCTACGTCGTCACGCGCAAGGACCTCGACCACCTGGTCGCGCAGCGGGCCGAGAAGGCCGGCGCCACGGTCTGGCAGGAGTGCGAGGCCGTGCGCCCCCGGCTCGACGGCGAGCGGGTCACGGGCGCCCTGGTGCGGCGCACGGCGGACGGCGGCACCACGACCGAGGTCGAGGCGAGCTACGTGGTCGTGGCCGACGGTGCCAACTCCCGGTTCGGGCGGGCCCTCGGCACGAGCCGCGACCGTTCCGTGCCCATGGGCCTGGCCATCCGCGGCTACTACGAGTCACCCCGCCACGACGAGCCCTGGATCGAGAGCCACCTCGACATCCGCGACAAGACCGGCGCGGTGCTGCCCGGCTACGGGTGGATCTTCCCTGTGGGTGACGGGCGGATCAACGTGGGCGTCGGCCTCCTGTCCACGTCGAAGCGGTGGAAGTCGGTGAACACCTCCCACCTGATGGACTCGTTCGCCGCCTACGCGCCGGCGTCGTGGGGCATCCGGCCGGAGACCTCGTGCGGGGCACCGACCGGCGGCAAGCTCCCGATGGCGTTCTCGCTCTCCCCTACCATCGGGCCGACGCACCTGGTCATCGGCGACGCCGGTGGCGCCATCAACCCCTTCAACGGCGAGGGCATCTGCTACGCCTACGAAACCGGCCGTATGGCGGCGGAGGCGGTGTCGAACGCCCTCTCCACCGACCGCCGGGCCCTGCTCGAGTACCCCGAGCGGGTGCGAGCCGAGTACGAGCTGTACTACAAGGTCGCGTGCGCCTTCGTGAAGATCATCGGCCACCCGTCCCTGATGCGGGCGATGGTGGGCACCGGGATGCGCTCGCGCACGCTGATGGAATGGGTGCTCCGGATCATGGCCAACCTGCTCCGCCCGGACGAGCTCGGCCCGGCCGAGGCCGCCTACAAAGCGGTGGCGGCCATCGCCCGGCTGGCTCCGGGTCCTGCTCCCGCCCTCCGCGCCGGCTGA
- a CDS encoding TetR/AcrR family transcriptional regulator has product MPGTTVTGALPADPSTRRPRARRGEGDRLREEILDATSQLLLETGDHQAVNIRSVANAVGVTPPSIYLHFADKAELIKAVCGRHFASLEQCIEVAVAGTEDPGEQLRLRGRAYVRFGLEHPEQYRILFMSKQEATPGPPHEELRAASGFTALVDNVVRAAEAGAIAAPDPLLVATGLWTVVHGITSLAISIPHFPAVGLDALLDHVLEVHRRGLCP; this is encoded by the coding sequence GTGCCCGGGACGACGGTGACGGGGGCGCTGCCCGCCGATCCCTCCACCCGCCGGCCGAGGGCCCGGCGGGGTGAAGGCGACCGTCTGCGGGAGGAGATCCTCGACGCCACGTCCCAGCTGCTCCTCGAGACGGGCGACCACCAGGCGGTCAACATCCGGTCGGTGGCGAACGCCGTGGGGGTCACCCCCCCGTCGATCTACCTGCACTTCGCCGACAAGGCCGAGCTGATCAAGGCGGTGTGCGGCCGCCACTTCGCCTCGCTCGAGCAGTGCATCGAGGTGGCGGTGGCCGGCACGGAGGACCCGGGCGAGCAGCTGCGCCTCCGGGGTCGCGCCTACGTGCGTTTCGGGCTCGAGCACCCGGAGCAGTACCGCATCCTGTTCATGTCGAAGCAGGAGGCGACGCCGGGGCCACCCCACGAGGAGCTGCGGGCCGCGTCGGGCTTCACCGCCCTGGTGGACAACGTGGTGCGGGCGGCGGAGGCGGGCGCCATCGCCGCGCCCGACCCCCTCCTGGTCGCCACCGGGCTGTGGACCGTGGTGCACGGGATCACGTCGCTCGCCATCTCGATCCCGCACTTCCCCGCCGTCGGCCTCGACGCCCTGCTCGACCACGTCCTCGAGGTCCACCGTCGCGGGCTGTGCCCCTGA
- a CDS encoding DUF3039 domain-containing protein translates to MATPLPTGVGEAVLTRPDEELRTAEPEAAHIVKSDGGDAVARVLEARIQGTPLEALCGTVFVPQRDPTRLPLCPVCKDIYETYRAFNEGLPDSPDS, encoded by the coding sequence ATGGCGACACCGCTGCCCACCGGGGTCGGGGAGGCCGTTCTCACCCGCCCCGACGAAGAGCTCCGGACGGCCGAGCCCGAAGCGGCGCACATCGTGAAATCCGACGGCGGCGACGCCGTGGCCCGCGTGCTCGAGGCGCGGATCCAGGGGACACCGCTCGAGGCGCTGTGCGGCACCGTCTTCGTCCCCCAGCGCGACCCCACCCGCCTGCCCCTCTGCCCCGTCTGCAAGGACATCTACGAGACGTACCGGGCGTTCAACGAAGGCCTTCCGGACAGCCCGGACAGCTGA
- the hemL gene encoding glutamate-1-semialdehyde 2,1-aminomutase, which translates to MADRATPTAGTTASSNEQLYKRACEVIPGGVSSPVRSFRSVGGTPYFVTRAEGAHVWDVEGRRYLDYVQSYGASILGHAHPAVVEAIRRAAGDGTSYGAPTEREVLLAEAIRDRVPGCEMVRLVSSGTEAAMSAVRVARGFTGRDRVVVFAGCYHGHSDTLLAAGGSGVATLGLPASAGVPAGAVADTLVLPYNQVPDIGADVACVLVEPVAANMGLVPPVPGFLEGLRAACDRSGALLVFDEVITGFRLGPAGAQGAFGVRPDLSVFGKVIGGGLPLAAFGGRRDVMEALAPVGPVYQAGTLSGNPLATAAGLAVLDLLDDAAYTMLAGRAAELGPALAEVITEAGFEVQVPVAGPLVGLFFADRPVSDYDEARASCSSGLYAAFFRAMLERGVALAPGPYEAIFPSLAHSRSDIERTVDLARAAIATVTPPP; encoded by the coding sequence ATGGCTGACCGCGCCACCCCCACGGCCGGAACGACGGCGAGCAGCAACGAGCAGCTCTACAAGCGGGCGTGCGAGGTCATCCCGGGCGGCGTCAGCTCGCCCGTGCGCTCGTTCCGCTCCGTCGGCGGCACGCCCTACTTCGTGACCCGAGCCGAGGGCGCCCACGTCTGGGACGTCGAGGGCCGCCGCTATCTCGACTACGTGCAGTCGTACGGGGCGTCCATCCTCGGCCACGCCCACCCGGCCGTGGTGGAGGCGATCCGCCGGGCCGCCGGCGACGGCACCAGCTACGGGGCGCCCACCGAGCGCGAGGTCCTGCTGGCCGAGGCCATCAGGGACCGGGTGCCCGGCTGCGAGATGGTCCGGCTGGTGTCGAGCGGGACGGAAGCGGCCATGAGCGCGGTCCGGGTGGCGCGCGGCTTCACCGGGCGGGATCGGGTGGTGGTGTTCGCCGGCTGCTACCACGGGCACAGCGACACGCTCCTCGCCGCCGGTGGCAGCGGGGTGGCCACCCTCGGGCTCCCGGCGTCCGCAGGAGTCCCTGCCGGCGCCGTGGCCGACACCCTCGTGCTCCCCTACAACCAGGTGCCCGACATCGGCGCGGACGTGGCGTGCGTCCTCGTCGAGCCGGTCGCCGCCAACATGGGCCTGGTCCCGCCCGTACCCGGCTTCCTCGAGGGACTTCGGGCCGCGTGCGACCGGTCCGGTGCGCTGCTCGTGTTCGACGAGGTGATCACCGGCTTCCGGCTGGGGCCGGCCGGCGCCCAGGGCGCCTTCGGGGTGCGGCCGGACCTGTCGGTGTTCGGCAAGGTCATCGGCGGCGGCCTGCCCCTGGCCGCGTTCGGCGGGCGGCGCGACGTGATGGAGGCGCTCGCGCCCGTGGGCCCGGTGTACCAGGCGGGAACCCTCTCGGGGAACCCGCTCGCCACCGCCGCCGGCCTGGCCGTGCTCGACCTCCTCGACGACGCCGCCTACACGATGCTGGCCGGGCGGGCGGCGGAGCTGGGCCCGGCGCTGGCGGAGGTGATCACCGAGGCCGGGTTCGAGGTGCAGGTGCCGGTGGCCGGGCCGCTCGTGGGTCTCTTCTTCGCCGACCGGCCGGTCAGCGACTACGACGAGGCAAGAGCGTCGTGCAGCAGCGGTCTCTACGCCGCCTTCTTCCGGGCGATGCTCGAGCGGGGGGTGGCGCTGGCGCCCGGGCCGTACGAGGCGATCTTCCCGAGCCTGGCCCACAGCCGATCGGACATCGAGCGCACGGTCGACCTGGCGCGGGCGGCGATCGCGACGGTGACACCTCCCCCGTAG